A section of the Bacillus sp. HSf4 genome encodes:
- the purK gene encoding 5-(carboxyamino)imidazole ribonucleotide synthase: MYKQTIFPGATIGIIGGGQLGKMMAVAAKQMGYKIAVVDPVPSSPCGQIADIEITAAYNDKEAIKKLAEVSDVITYEFENIDYDALNWLKENAYLPQGSELLLLTQNRETEKKAIESAGCKVAPYRIIRDDAELEAAVAELELPAVLKTCRGGYDGKGQHVIKSEAQIKEAAALLQHGTCILESWVPFKMELSVIVTRSVNGETAVFPAAENIHKHNILFQSIVPARIDDAIQEKAASLALKLAEKLQLVGTLAVELFLKEDGGLLVNELAPRPHNSGHYTLDLCETSQFEQHIRAVCGLPLGKTDLLKEGMMVNLLGDEVYMAEEDPELLKEAKLYIYGKHEVKQGRKMGHITFLRKPDQEWIESITEKWIERDGGRKQ, translated from the coding sequence TTGTATAAACAGACGATTTTCCCTGGTGCAACAATCGGTATTATCGGCGGCGGACAGCTTGGAAAAATGATGGCGGTCGCCGCAAAACAGATGGGATATAAGATCGCGGTGGTTGACCCGGTACCTTCTTCGCCTTGCGGACAGATCGCCGATATTGAAATCACCGCGGCTTACAATGATAAAGAAGCGATAAAGAAGCTGGCCGAAGTGAGCGATGTCATTACCTATGAATTTGAGAACATCGACTATGACGCCTTGAACTGGCTAAAGGAAAATGCTTATCTTCCTCAGGGAAGCGAGCTTTTGCTCCTTACGCAAAACAGGGAGACGGAGAAAAAAGCGATTGAATCAGCAGGCTGCAAAGTGGCGCCGTACAGGATCATTCGCGATGATGCTGAGCTTGAAGCAGCCGTGGCAGAGCTCGAGCTTCCCGCAGTGTTGAAAACATGCCGCGGCGGATATGACGGAAAAGGCCAGCATGTGATCAAGAGTGAGGCGCAAATCAAAGAGGCTGCCGCTCTCTTGCAGCATGGTACATGCATTTTGGAAAGCTGGGTTCCTTTCAAAATGGAATTGTCCGTCATCGTGACGAGATCTGTAAATGGAGAAACAGCCGTATTTCCCGCAGCCGAAAATATCCATAAGCACAACATTTTGTTCCAAAGCATCGTCCCGGCAAGAATCGATGATGCAATTCAGGAAAAAGCCGCATCACTCGCACTTAAGCTTGCGGAGAAGCTTCAGCTCGTCGGAACGCTTGCTGTCGAGCTTTTCCTAAAGGAAGACGGCGGGCTGCTCGTCAACGAGCTTGCGCCGCGTCCGCACAATTCGGGCCATTATACACTCGATCTGTGCGAAACAAGCCAGTTTGAACAGCATATCCGGGCTGTTTGCGGACTGCCGCTCGGGAAAACAGACCTTCTCAAAGAAGGGATGATGGTCAACCTGCTTGGTGATGAAGTGTACATGGCAGAAGAAGACCCGGAGCTTTTAAAAGAAGCAAAGCTTTATATATACGGAAAACATGAAGTGAAACAAGGCCGCAAGATGGGGCATATCACATTTTTAAGAAAACCCGATCAGGAATGGATCGAGAGCATCACCGAAAAGTGGATCGAAAGAGATGGAGGACGAAAACAATGA
- the purC gene encoding phosphoribosylaminoimidazolesuccinocarboxamide synthase translates to MNIAKNELLYEGKAKKIYRTDDDNTLFVEYKNSATAFNGEKKAEIDGKGRLNNEISSLIFTRLHEKGINNHFVERISETEQLIKKVTIIPLEVVVRNVVAGSMSKRLGIPEGTELGQPIIEFYYKDDALGDPLITEDHIRILKAAEPEQVEKIKSITRQVNEELQTIFAACDVRLIDFKLEFGLDAMGEVLLADEISPDTCRLWDKETNEKLDKDVFRRNLGGLTDAYEEIFKRLGGM, encoded by the coding sequence GTGAATATTGCGAAAAATGAACTTTTATACGAAGGAAAAGCGAAAAAGATTTACCGGACGGATGATGACAACACTTTGTTTGTCGAATACAAAAACTCAGCGACGGCTTTTAACGGAGAAAAAAAAGCCGAGATTGACGGAAAAGGCCGTTTAAATAACGAAATTTCCAGCCTGATTTTCACAAGGCTTCACGAGAAGGGAATCAACAACCACTTCGTTGAACGAATTTCTGAAACGGAGCAGCTCATTAAAAAAGTGACGATCATCCCGCTTGAAGTCGTTGTCCGCAATGTCGTTGCCGGAAGCATGTCCAAAAGGCTCGGCATTCCGGAAGGCACGGAGCTGGGGCAGCCGATTATCGAGTTTTACTACAAGGATGACGCGCTCGGCGATCCGCTGATCACAGAAGACCATATCCGGATTTTAAAAGCGGCTGAGCCTGAACAGGTGGAGAAAATCAAATCGATTACGAGACAGGTAAACGAAGAGCTGCAGACGATTTTCGCGGCTTGTGATGTCAGATTGATAGATTTCAAGCTTGAGTTCGGACTCGATGCTATGGGTGAGGTTCTGCTGGCCGACGAGATTTCCCCGGATACGTGCCGGCTTTGGGATAAAGAAACGAATGAAAAGCTTGATAAAGACGTGTTCAGAAGAAATTTAGGCGGATTGACTGATGCATACGAAGAAATTTTCAAAAGACTTGGAGGCATGTAA
- the purS gene encoding phosphoribosylformylglycinamidine synthase subunit PurS has translation MYKVKVYVSLKESVLDPQGSAVQHALHSMSYKEVQEVRIGKYMELSIEKSDRDLDVLVKEMCEKLLANTVIEDYRYEVEEVVAQ, from the coding sequence ATGTACAAAGTGAAAGTGTATGTCAGCTTAAAAGAAAGTGTCCTAGATCCTCAAGGGAGTGCCGTCCAGCATGCTTTGCACAGCATGTCCTACAAAGAAGTTCAGGAAGTCCGCATCGGAAAATACATGGAGCTTTCCATCGAAAAATCAGACCGCGACCTTGACGTTCTCGTCAAAGAAATGTGCGAAAAGCTTTTGGCAAACACGGTGATCGAAGACTACAGATATGAAGTTGAGGAGGTTGTCGCACAGTGA
- the purB gene encoding adenylosuccinate lyase, translating into MIERYSRPEMAAIWTDENRFKAWLEVEILACEAWAELGVIPKEDVKVLRENASFDINRIFEIEQDTRHDVVAFTRAVSETLGEEKKWVHYGLTSTDVVDTALSYLLKQANDILLKDLERFIDILKEKATEHKYTVMMGRTHGVHAEPTTFGLKLALWYEEMKRNLERFKQAKEGIEVGKISGAVGTYANIDPFVEQYVCEKLGLKAAPISTQTLQRDRHADYMAALALVATSIEKFAVEIRGLQKSETREVEEFFAKGQKGSSAMPHKRNPIGSENMTGMARVIRGYMLTAYENVPLWHERDISHSSAERIILPDATIALNYMLNRFGNIVKNLTVFPENMKRNMDRTLGLIYSQRVLLALIDTGMAREEAYDTVQPKAMEAWEKQVPFRQLVEAEEKITSRLSPEQINDCFDYNYHLKNVDYIFERLGLA; encoded by the coding sequence ATGATCGAACGTTATTCAAGACCGGAAATGGCCGCGATTTGGACGGATGAAAACAGATTCAAAGCATGGCTTGAAGTTGAAATTTTGGCATGTGAAGCATGGGCGGAGCTTGGCGTGATTCCGAAAGAAGATGTGAAGGTTCTGCGGGAAAACGCGTCATTTGACATCAACCGCATTTTCGAAATCGAGCAGGACACACGCCATGATGTCGTCGCCTTTACCCGCGCCGTGTCCGAAACGCTTGGCGAAGAGAAAAAATGGGTTCACTACGGACTCACTTCAACAGATGTTGTCGATACCGCTCTTTCCTACCTATTAAAACAGGCGAACGACATTTTGCTCAAGGATCTTGAGAGATTTATTGACATCTTAAAAGAAAAAGCGACAGAACATAAATATACGGTGATGATGGGGCGAACACACGGCGTGCACGCAGAACCGACGACATTCGGTTTGAAGCTTGCTCTCTGGTATGAAGAAATGAAACGCAACCTCGAACGCTTCAAGCAAGCGAAAGAAGGCATCGAAGTCGGCAAAATCTCAGGTGCCGTCGGAACGTACGCGAACATCGACCCATTCGTTGAACAATACGTATGTGAGAAGCTCGGCCTAAAAGCTGCGCCGATATCCACACAGACACTGCAGCGTGACCGCCACGCCGACTACATGGCCGCCCTTGCGCTGGTGGCGACAAGCATCGAGAAATTCGCCGTTGAGATCCGCGGCCTGCAAAAAAGCGAAACGCGCGAGGTAGAGGAATTTTTCGCAAAAGGCCAAAAAGGTTCATCCGCGATGCCGCATAAGCGCAATCCGATCGGCTCGGAAAACATGACGGGAATGGCCCGCGTCATCCGCGGCTACATGCTGACGGCTTACGAAAATGTACCGCTTTGGCATGAGCGCGATATTTCCCATTCATCAGCGGAGCGCATCATTTTGCCTGATGCAACGATCGCGCTGAACTATATGCTGAACCGCTTCGGCAACATCGTCAAAAACTTGACCGTGTTCCCTGAAAACATGAAGCGCAACATGGATCGTACACTCGGCTTGATCTACTCTCAGCGCGTCCTTCTCGCTCTCATTGACACCGGCATGGCGCGTGAGGAAGCGTATGACACCGTGCAGCCGAAAGCGATGGAAGCATGGGAGAAACAAGTGCCGTTCCGCCAGCTTGTCGAAGCTGAGGAAAAAATTACGTCCCGACTGTCTCCGGAACAAATTAACGACTGCTTTGATTACAATTACCACTTAAAAAATGTCGACTACATTTTTGAACGTTTAGGCTTGGCATAG